One segment of Hippopotamus amphibius kiboko isolate mHipAmp2 chromosome 4, mHipAmp2.hap2, whole genome shotgun sequence DNA contains the following:
- the SAMD15 gene encoding sterile alpha motif domain-containing protein 15 translates to MVEVPEDCDSGRSEDEDVQAGRSTLQPLKVTEDIEPGSMADVGPELRVETDQEPQPETEEEDFKEETPESAMAVHPRLQPTWVSEQEVPNKSKVDLPSDTELGIPKEVKSETSRPIEGELFKDLEVPVDGNREEPEEETKPDVTEDVRIESAKETDLELPKETESDVPGATISETRLELLEETKPEVWEESLRQQYEKTGLEPTEQTEPELPSEKPRKSMEEADIQPPKMTTPEIPEETQTKSSEEKRTEPPEQAKTEFPEEKPSMSTEETQRKSTEEKIPEPLEEMKSEFPEEKPGKPVEETVLEPSGKVKPEAQEETQRKSTAEKVLEPPEDTKQADQKDKQKKSTKETGLAPSQKSRSEETPRESTEEKGPESPEQTELEFPKKKPKKSTGETGQVPPQKIKPEVQVKTQTEPTKEIDFKLPDKAKPLLRRETRVEFAKENRPELITSKHSVDRDELEYSEYQIRKLLVKETKFSKDSSVLESLPVSEVDSVNTDYEFSKELQNLFQLSDTNYEFYSYFSESQRDLKESSSEKKDPSPESTTLVPKDKETQPKKSTDLQFEYLEWSPEKVAEWISQLGFPQYKECFTTNFISGRKLIHVNCSNLPQMGITDFEDMKVISCHTRELLGIEEPLFTRSISLPYRDNTGLFLEQKGHSGVKSDSLTLSEFVQAAGLQDYAPEITTPVEETTLYSTEP, encoded by the exons ATGGTTGAAGTCCCAGAAGATTGCGATTCCGGCCGCAGTGAAGATGAAGACGTGCAGGCTGGGAGATCAACACTTCAGCCTCTCAAGGTGACTGAAGATATCGAACCGGGCAGCATGGCAGACGTAGGCCCGGAGCTGCGTGTAGAGACTGACCAAGAGCCACAGCCAGAGACGGAGGAAGAGGACTTCAAAGAGGAGACACCGGAGAGTGCTATGGCTGTACACCCGCGCCTACAACCAACCTGGGTGTCCGAGCAAGAGGTTCCCAATAAGTCCAAGGTAGACCTTCCTAGCGACACTGAGCTAGGGATTCCCAAAGAGGTAAAGTCGGAGACATCCAGACCGATAGAAGGAGAGCTTTTCAAGGATTTGGAGGTCCCTGTTGATGGAAATCGTGAGGAGCCAGAGGAGGAAACCAAACCAGATGTTACAGAGGATGTACGCATAGAGTCAGCTAAGGAAACAGATCTAGAGCTACCAAAGGAAACCGAGTCTGATGTTCCAGGGGCCACAATCAGTGAGACAAGATTAGAGTTACTAGAGGAGACCAAACCAGAGGTTTGGGAGGAGTCACTTAGACAGCAATATGAAAAGACAGGTCTAGAACCTACAGAGCAGACCGAACCAGAATTGCCAAGTGAGAAACCAAGAAAATCAATGGAAGAGGCAGATATACAGCCACCAAAGATGACCACACCAGAGATTCCAGAGGAAACACAAACTAAGTCATCTGAGGAGAAAAGGACAGAGCCACCTGAGCAAGCCAAAACAGAGTTTCCAGAAGAGAAACCAAGTATGTCTACTGAGGAAACACAAAGAAAGTCAACTGAAGAGAAAATTCCAGAGCCACTGGAAGAGATGAAATCAGAGTTTCCTGAGGAAAAACCAGGAAAACCAGTTGAGGAAACAGTTCTAGAGCCATCAGGAAAAGTCAAACCAGAAGCTCAAGAAGAGACACAAAGAAAGTCAACTGCAGAGAAAGTTCTAGAGCCACCAGAGGACACCAAACAAGCAGATCAAAAAGATAAGCAGAAAAAATCAACTAAGGAGACAGGTCTAGCACCATCACAGAAGTCCAGATCAGAGGAGACACCAAGAGAGTCAACTGAGGAGAAAGGTCCAGAGTCACCAGAACAGACTGAACTGGAGTTtccaaagaaaaaaccaaaaaaatcaactGGAGAAACAGGTCAAGTGCCACCACAGAAGATTAAACCAGAGGTTCAAGTAAAGACACAAACAGAGCCAACTAAGGAGATAGATTTCAAGTTACCAGATAAAGCCAAACCACTACTTAGAAGAGAGACACGTGTAGAGTTTGCCAAGGAAAATAGGCCAGAACTAATCACATCTAAGCATTCTGTAGACAGGGATGAATTAGAGTACTCTGAATATCAAATAAGAAAGTTGTTAgtaaaagaaactaaattttcAAAAGACTCTTCTGTGTTAGAGTCTCTTCCAGTGAGTGAAGTAGACTCAGTGAATACAGATTATGAGTTTTCTAAAGAACTCCAAAATCTGTTCCAGCTTTCTGATACCAATTATGAATTCTACTCAtatttctctgagtctcagagGGATTTAAAAGAATCCTCTAGTGAAAAGAAAGATCCTTCCCCAGAGTCGACGACACTGGTACCTAAAGATAAAGAaacccagccaaaaaaaagtACTGACCTACAATTTGAGTATCTTGAATGGAGCCCAGAGAAAGTTGCAGAGTGGATTAGCCAGCTAGGCTTCCCTCAATACAAG GAGTGTTTTACCACAAACTTCATCAGTGGCCGAAAACTCATCCATGTAAACTGCTCAAACCTCCCTCAGATGGGGATAACAGATTTTGAGGACATGAAG GTAATTTCTTGCCATACTCGGGAGCTACTGGGAATTGAAGAGCCATTATTCACACGCTCCATCAGCCTTCCCTACAGGGACAATACTGGCTTATTTTTAGAGCAAAAAGGTCATAGTGGAGTTAAATCTGATTCTTTGACCTTGTCTGAATTTGTGCAAGCGGCAGGATTACAGGATTATGCTCCAGAAATAACCACCCCTGTAGAGGAGACAACACTATATTCCACTGAACCATAG